The window GCATCAGCATCCCACCGCCACTCGTGATCCTCGGGAAGATGTCTACGAGATCCCAAGAAACAAATTTTTTCGGCGTGCCAACTAGAATTGACGTCATCTATGCATACCGGGCAAGCCTTGTACCCCTTAGTTTGTTGGCCAGACAACATCCCGTAAGCTGGAAAATCACTGATGGTCCAAATAATAGCTGCTTTCATCATGAATGAAGTTTGACCATGCTTGTCAAAAGTAGGAAGTCCATTTTCCCATAACTCTTGCAGCTCGTCAATTAATGGTCTCATGTACATATCCAAACACTTTCCTGGAGAACACGGCCCTGGAACCATAAGCGTGAGAAAATTGTACTCCTTTCTCATACACATGTTGGGAGGTAGATTGTACGGAAATACTATCACATGCCAAATGCTGTAAGACAAATTCATGTTTCCAGTAGGATTGAATCCATCTGTTGCAAGTCCAAGTCTGACATTTCGACAGTCTCCAGCAAATTCGGGAAAAGAACGGTCAAAGTGCTGCCAAGCCTCCCCGTCTGCAGGGTGTGTGAGATTATTCAGATCTATCCTCTGCTGTCCCTGGTGCCTTGCCTGGTGCCATCTCATATGCTTGACCGTATGTGAAGACATGTACAGACGCTGCAGACGAGGACCCAACGGGAAGTAACGAAGAACCTTCCTAGGAATGGGCTTTTTCTGCTTAGATGAAGTGGAAGCTTCATACCTTGGCTCGTAGCAGTGTGGGCACTCAACTTTATCCTTGTTGTCTTTGTAATACAAGATGCAGTTATTGACGCAAGCGTCTATCTTCTGGTGATCAAGACCGAGGTCAGCCAACATCCTTTTTACCTGGTCGAAATTTGCCGGACAACTGTTACCTTTAGGAAGCACTTTCTTCATAAGTGCAATATCCTCATCAAAACATATGTTACTCTTTCTCTGCTTGTTTTTTATCTGCATGTGCTCCATGACGGTACCCAACACAGTATGTTCACTACCAGGATACAATGAGGTTTGTACTTCCCGTACAAGCCTGTTGTACTTATCTAATCACTGTTGTGGTCAATGTGGGAGACATTAGGGAAGGTGTCAGGGTTGTTGTCATAAACAACATTTTGCTGATATCTTGAGGCGGCGAACGGGAAGGCATCGTTTAAGAGGTTCATCACAGCAGGGTCCCCGTAACTAGCATTGGAAGATCCTGCCTGCGGATTATGTTGTGCTTGAATTTCTGCCAGTGTGGGCATTTGAACTTGATTTTCGCCGTGCCATGTCCATGTGGTATAACTATGACAAATACCGTTTAGTGCCAAGTGAGAATACATGTCTTCATATGTTACTGATTTCCGATTGAGACATTTGTTGCACGGACATATGTGAATAACGTTGTCTGGAGGACTATGTAGACGCACGAACTCAAGAAAATCAAAAATAGCCTCTCATATAAACTGGGGACCCCCTCCCTAATTGCATCCAGCTCTTGTCCATGTTGTACACTATAATAACAATAAACAAAAATATATAATTAAAAATACGTGAATAAAATACAACGGGAAATATATATATATATATATATATATATACTTTGTTGGGAAAATAAACATTTACTCAGTAAACAAGGATTTTAAAGCCCATTTCAATGAAAAAACTATTGAGTAACCCATATTAATGTTTTAACGCCTCTAACAATTAATATTATACCCTTAATTATTGCATTAATTAATTAACACGTTCTCCCAGACTCCCACTCTCCACTCTCCACGATCAACCGAACTCTCAGCTCTCCCACTCTCTCTATCTCTCTCTAACACTCGATAACAATCTCTAGTTTAGGGTTCTTCACGATCTCCATGATTCCATCGATCAGGCCACGTTGCTCTCTCGTTAAATATATGTCCACTCCGTCGCTCTCCGCAGATAAATCCTAGTTGAGCAGGAAATCGCTCTCTGCCCTACTCTCAGTCGATCGAAGTTGATCTATGGTCTATGCATTGGCATTGAATATATCGGCATCGATATCTGCTTCAATCGCTCTCACTCGACCTCGCTCGGGAAAACCATAAAAATAGGTACATTTTGAATTTTATTGCATTTAGGCTTATTTTGGACTTATCTGATGATATTGAAGCTCCATTCACTGATTTACTGCGTATAATTGGAATGACAATGAAAGGGAGATATTGTATTGTTGTTTACTCTTGTCAAGTAGAAGTTTACTGGGGGGCAGTAAACTTCCACTGGGTTTACTAGGGGGGCAATAAAGTTGTTTATTAGGGTAAGAATGTGTATATGTTGTGTATAACTGGCATGATTATGAAAGGGAGATAATGTATTGAAGTTTACTGACCCCCAGTAGAAGTTTACTGGGGGGCAGTAACTTCCACTGGGTTCACTATGGGGCAATGAAGTTGTTTATTAGGGTAATAATGGGTATCTGTTGTGTGTTGTGCCCCTGAAATTGAAAGGGAGTTCATTTTTGCATGTTTACTGATCCCCAGTTGAAGTTTACTGGGGGGCAGTAAACTTTATTTTTTGCATATGCAGTTTATAAATGCAAGTTTTTACTACTTATATGCAAGATGAGAAGAAGTTCAAGGCCTTTAGTTGTGAATTCTGATACCGAAGAGGATTCGGTTTAAGAATCTGTAGCTTCTATGAGGACAGAACAAAATATAGGAGAAGTTTTACAAAAGATGAAGTCGAAGAAAAAGAGAAAAGAGGTCTAGAAGGGTGCCGTTGCTAAAGAAGAAGAAGATGATGATTACACTGAAGATGAAGAGGGGGAAACAGAAAAGTATCTTTTTCAGAGAAGATCAACAGGCAGAAAAAGAAAACAAGCGGAGACAGATTCAGGGGAGGAGGAGGAGGAGGAAGAAAAGGGAAGAAAGAAGAAGGAAAAAGGTGGAGAAGGTGACTTGACCAATATCAAACACGTGCAGCAAAAGTGCTCACTGACGTCATTTTATATGTTAATGTATAAATATAAAGAGAGCATCCCAGAAGAATCATGGGAGTTGATAAACAGCACTTGTTTTCAGGGAATAATTGAAGCATTCAAATTGGACAAGGTTAAGGAGGATCAAGTGAAGAAGCTTGAATCTGATTTTGAGATCCTAATGAGGCACTACAACAGTGACAATAAAAACTTCATATTTGGGAACACGGAGATTGAAATTACGGAGCATGACGTGCATTCAATTTTTGGAATAACCAAAGAAGGCTCGGATGTGGATATCACAATAGACCAGAAATACTGCAAGGGCAGTAAGAAGAATGTGGCAGATTCTGCTGTCTTTGGAAAGCAAACAAGAAGAGCAATCACCAGAAAGGTTATTGATGACACATTAATGGAAGAGCTTAGGAAGCTTCAGAAGAAGAAGGGGGATCCAAGGAAGATAGCCTCTTTGGTTATAATGTACCTTATGGCAGCTTTATTTTTCAGCAGAAGCGGGAACCACATTGAATGAAAACTGATACTCAAGTGTGAAGACCTTGAAGGCATCGACAAATACAACTGGTCACATAAGGTATTAGAATTCTTGCACCAAGGGCTTCACAAGCACGTAAGGGGGGAGCCAAGAGTTTTGAACGGATGCCTCCTTCTGGTTCTATACTGGTTCCTTGAGAAAACAAAAATAAAGAAGCGGATTATCGGGAAAGAGAAGGAGAGTCTCAGATTTCTAAGATTGTCAATACAAGAGATCATCAAAGAAAAGGAGTATTTGAGAAGACCTGAATTGCTAGAGGTAATGGTATTTTATTTATATAGCCATTTTTATAATTAAAAAATATATATTGCATTGTATTGTTTGTTTTTTGAAAAACTAAATTAAACTTATTTGTGTCTTATAAATGTAAAAACAGGAACTCATAATAGAAGGTCCATGGATGGATGAGGAGGAAACGAGTTCCGGCAATGATTGCAAGATGACAATGGAACACCAAGGACAATTGATTGGGTAAGTTTGAATGGTTACTAACACCCAGTAAAACTATTAGCAATGAAAATGGAACGTGTATAGAAGTTTACTGCCCCACAGTAAAAGTTTACTGACCCCCAGCAGAAGTTTACTGGGGGGCAGTAAACTTCTACTGGGTTTATTAGGGGGCAATAAAGTTGTTTATTAAGGTATATTAAGTGTGTAATTGTCATGAAATTGAAAGGGAGATAATGTATTGTTGTTTACTGACCCCCAGTAGAAGTTTACTGGGGGGCAGTAAACTTGTTTATTTGTATATAATTGTTTAACAGTAACGATTTCGTTGTTATAACGTGTACAGGAGCTGCCGATGGAAGATATAAAGAAGAAGCTGACAGAACTTGCCAAAGCAAATGAAGAACTGGTGAACAAAAACACTGAATTGCTCGGCAAGTTAAAGAAAGCGGACAGCCAAATCATTGAGCTAGAGAAAGAAAGGAGGGCAGACAAAAATGAAATCAACGCTCTCAAGAAACAATTGCACAAGGGGGCAAAACATGCTCAGACAAAATAGATAATGTGTAACTGAGGAGAAGGAGGAGGAGGAGGAGGATAGGTCAAAGCCGGTTGAAGAGGAAGAATATAACTGCAGAGAGGAGTAACCAGGAACTGAAGAGGTAAGAGTAGAAATAAGTTTACTGACCCCCAATAAATATTGTGTTTGGTTCATTTTTTTGAGGATAACTTGTGTGTTTTCTTTTGTGTAGTTTTTTGAACAAGTAGCAGAACCAGTTCCGTTGCGAAAGATATTTCCAGAAGACGATGAACCTGTGACGACCGATGTCAAGCTGTCTAAACTGGACAAACTTGTTGATCAAGCTGTGGAAATGGCCTTAAAAAAAATGAATGAAGCAACCAGCTTGAAGAATGAAGAACAGCAAGCAAGAGGGCTCAAGAAATATGTCAAGCAGAAGGGCTCAAAACAAACTGTGGAGACTGGTTCGATTAAAAGAGATGTCAACCTGAAGAAGCATGGGGCACAAAAGAGGAAAGAAGAAGAATGGGAGTATGACACCCCATTAGGGCTAAAGCCAGCAAAAAGAACAAAGGAGGTGGAGCGTAAAGTCCAGAATCGTATTGTTATTGATGGAGTGAACTGCAACACTCCAACATGGAAGCTCTTGGATGAAAAGGTGGCGAATCACTATAAGAACTGGTTTGATTTGAACAAGGACAAGAATGATGAGTAAGTTTATTCTTCCCTAGTATATATATATATAACATTACAATTAGTTCCCTGGTTTGACTTGCTTATGACTTATATGTGTCTGCATAGTTTCTGGTATTGGGAGTGTTGTGATGGTATCATTGACATTACCAAAGATGACTTGAAGAGAATAATTCAAGAAGGAGAGATTACATCTAATGTGAGAAAAAATTACTGGTCTTACTAACCGCAATAAAGTTGATGTTTGAGTAACCTAAGATGTATTCTTTGTTGTAATTATTTGTGACTTATATATGTTGTACATGCAGACCATCAGGGTGTACCTCGCAATGTTGAAGGAGGAAATAGAAAAGAAGAAGGTCTCGGTCGGATTCCTAGACATAGAGGTAGCGGTAAGTAGTCTAACCTGAAATAACAGCGTGCCGCAGCACCGTGGTCTCCTCTGTTACTTTTTTCAGTTAACACAATCTTACTACTTGCTTTTATCAATACAGCGCGCGGCGGTGGTACATGAACAAAAACTGAAGGAGTTCCTAGCTGGAGGAGGAAAACAAGGGGAATTCAAATGTAATGAATTGGATATAGAGCTTTCC of the Fragaria vesca subsp. vesca linkage group LG6, FraVesHawaii_1.0, whole genome shotgun sequence genome contains:
- the LOC101314403 gene encoding uncharacterized protein LOC101314403, which produces MEHMQIKNKQRKSNICFDEDIALMKKVLPKGNSCPANFDQVKRMLADLGLDHQKIDACVNNCILYYKDNKDKVECPHCYEPRYEASTSSKQKKPIPRKVLRYFPLGPRLQRLYMSSHTVKHMRWHQARHQGQQRIDLNNLTHPADGEAWQHFDRSFPEFAGDCRNVRLGLATDGFNPTGNMNLSYSIWHVIVFPYNLPPNMCMRKEYNFLTLMVPGPCSPGKCLDMYMRPLIDELQELWENGLPTFDKHGQTSFMMKAAIIWTISDFPAYGMLSGQQTKGYKACPVCIDDVNSSWHAEKICFLGSRRHLPEDHEWRWDADAFDGTEEHNPKPPGRSGEWILERLNQHWFEYLSTSKEVTNLNPPTPDEFKYWTHKSVFFELPY
- the LOC101305494 gene encoding uncharacterized protein LOC101305494 — protein: MALKKMNEATSLKNEEQQARGLKKYVKQKGSKQTVETGSIKRDVNLKKHGAQKRKEEEWEYDTPLGLKPAKRTKEVERKVQNRIVIDGVNCNTPTWKLLDEKVANHYKNWFDLNKDKNDEPSGCTSQC